One stretch of Podospora bellae-mahoneyi strain CBS 112042 chromosome 2, whole genome shotgun sequence DNA includes these proteins:
- a CDS encoding hypothetical protein (EggNog:ENOG503P51C) produces the protein MLQRFGRGLSKPVALESYTSSCGSLRTYRQLHNTTRREAEDSRDDDEKSAYERSVEFLNIDPENKTVTTVVGNLPLSPIMDPEFHKARNNFTKSKPKHAARPKDKFRRQLERNPYARMLAERVRTCDITGTPLPKPLLQRFKLGQDPTTETTWWMPQDLESKVPKEGGDVPAATELPGPSAYTLNSRLFLQELVTPKGMYSSSSSRLLRATESGTGRYTSALNNARWRKDMDTYLLETMRKRVFEGLIHAAHLAEKGGSDGRPRKYVTKLNSWNEVSELKQRQCVLFFGPPEGLSPGPAMASVPSAISTMAIKGSKFGEKIAVHDMRVVLGREHLAKLRQESTLLQDGSLYMLRGQASMRLNMLIWKLQEYIAGSEDSVGEVDDGETVPQRSEDSAAELVQPQEEDWESLLDDDLDRAEDLRD, from the exons ATGCTGCAAAGATTCGGCAGAGGTCTCTCCAAGCCAGTAGCACTGGAATCCTATACCTCATCATGTGGATCTTTACGAACCTACCGACAACTCCACAACACTACTCGAAGAGAGGCAGAAGATTCAAGAGACGACGATGAGAAGTCAGCATATGAGCGCTCAGTTGAATTCTTGAACATCGATCCAGAAAATAAAACAGTCACAACCGTCGTCGGAAACTTACCCCTCTCCCCAATTATGGATCCCGAGTTTCACAAAGCCCGAAACAATTTCACCAAATCAAAGCCAAAGCACGCTGCCCGCCCAAAAGACAAGTTCCGCAGGCAACTGGAGAGAAATCCCTATG CCCGAATGCTCGCTGAGCGCGTCAGAACCTGTGATATCACCGGAACACCCCTTCCAAAACCCCTCTTGCAGCGCTTCAAGCTCGGCCAGGATCCAACCACAGAAACAACATGGTGGATGCCACAAGATCTTGAGAGTAAAGTTccaaaagaaggaggggatgttCCGGCCGCTACCGAACTTCCGGGCCCTTCTGCGTATACTCTCAACAGCCGTTTGTTTCTACAAGAACTCGTCACGCCCAAAGGCATGTATTCCTCGAGTTCCAGCAGACTACTACGTGCAACTGAGAGCGGGACGGGGCGATACACATCCGCCTTGAATAATGCTCGATGGCGTAAAGACATGGATACCTATCTGCTGGAAACAATGCGCAAACGTGTTTTTGAAGGTCTCATACATGCCGCTCATCTGGCTGAGAAGGGTGGATCAGATGGCAGACCACGCAAATATGTTACCAAGCTCAACAGCTGGAACGAAGTGAGCGAGTTGAAGCAGCGGCAATGTGTCTTGTTTTTCGGGCCTCCAGAAGGCCTTTCCCCTGGCCCTGCGATGGCCTCCGTTCCGTCAGCAATTTCGACCATGGCTATCAAAGGCTCAAAGTTCGGCGAGAAGATCGCAGTGCATGACATGCGAGTGGTGCTGGGCAGAGAACACTTGGCCAAGTTAAGACAAGAATCTACATTACTTCAGGACGGATCATTGTATATGTTGAGGGGACAGGCGAGCATGAGACTGAACATGCTGATATGGAAGCTGCAAGAGTACATTGCTGGCTCGGAAGATTCAGTGGGCGAGGTGGACGATGGGGAGACAGTACCACAACGATCCGAAGATTCCGCGGCCGAACTTGTTCAACCCCAAGAAGAGGACTGGGAGTCGTTACTGGATGACGATCTGGACAGGGCTGAAGATCTCAGAGACTGA